From Syntrophorhabdaceae bacterium, a single genomic window includes:
- a CDS encoding secretin and TonB N-terminal domain-containing protein: MKKGLIFIVMLLVLVSCAHTDQAKEKQPAETKATAKPVDIPSPVSFQMEKAKAPDNARPQDYFSFSLRDADVKDILRAIAKQTNYNVVTEPDVRGITTVDLKNVTLEKALEYILEPLGFAYKIEGRTIYASKPKVETKIYTINYLALKKIGTSTIEWKSGGSSSTSGTGGTTSSEAKTLEVKSETDSDLWKSLEDNIKAILSPDAKPVINRQTFTIMITDYPKNLQRVSMFLESLESTLHRQIMIEAKIVEVRLSEGFRQGINWELVNARIGSLATISARQNFPAPASFLADYTESFRFFVGSPSSGQLNITNTYIDLLKAQGETRVLATPKIATLNNQRAVIKSTTQEVYFEEQQSATGTAGAIATYSPRFMNVGIVLDVIPQIDNEGNIILSLHPIYSTKDGSVHSPDPLSLGTVPVISTRETDTIVRVKDGETVIIAGLLYETKYQDEKSIPGFGSIPLFGYLFRSSAETTKSNELIIFLTPRIVYNKAAK, from the coding sequence ATGAAAAAAGGACTTATTTTTATTGTAATGTTGCTTGTCCTGGTATCCTGCGCGCATACCGACCAGGCGAAGGAAAAACAGCCTGCAGAGACCAAAGCAACAGCAAAACCGGTTGATATCCCGAGCCCGGTATCCTTCCAGATGGAAAAGGCAAAAGCGCCCGACAATGCCAGACCCCAGGATTATTTCTCTTTCTCGTTGCGGGATGCGGACGTAAAGGATATCCTCAGGGCTATCGCGAAACAGACAAATTATAATGTGGTAACAGAACCTGATGTAAGGGGAATAACGACTGTCGACCTGAAGAACGTGACCCTTGAAAAGGCGCTGGAATATATCCTCGAGCCGCTGGGTTTTGCTTATAAGATCGAGGGGCGCACCATCTATGCCTCGAAGCCGAAAGTAGAGACAAAGATATATACGATCAATTACCTTGCCTTAAAGAAGATCGGCACGAGTACGATCGAGTGGAAAAGCGGCGGTTCTTCCAGCACATCGGGCACGGGAGGAACAACCAGTTCAGAAGCGAAAACCCTTGAAGTAAAAAGCGAGACCGATTCAGACCTGTGGAAAAGCCTTGAAGATAATATAAAGGCCATATTATCTCCCGATGCAAAACCTGTTATCAACAGGCAGACATTTACGATAATGATAACGGACTATCCAAAAAATTTACAACGTGTATCGATGTTTTTAGAGAGCCTTGAATCCACCCTGCACAGGCAGATCATGATCGAGGCAAAGATCGTCGAAGTAAGATTATCCGAGGGTTTCAGGCAAGGTATAAACTGGGAGCTTGTCAATGCGAGAATTGGAAGTTTGGCAACGATTAGCGCCAGGCAAAACTTTCCGGCACCAGCATCTTTCCTGGCAGACTATACGGAATCTTTTCGTTTCTTTGTTGGCTCACCTTCTTCGGGGCAATTGAACATTACCAATACCTATATTGATCTTTTAAAGGCGCAGGGTGAAACGAGGGTGCTCGCGACCCCAAAGATCGCGACCCTTAACAACCAGAGGGCAGTCATCAAATCGACAACACAAGAGGTCTACTTCGAGGAACAGCAATCTGCGACAGGCACTGCCGGGGCTATCGCAACCTATAGCCCAAGGTTTATGAACGTCGGAATAGTCCTCGACGTTATTCCGCAGATCGATAATGAAGGCAACATTATCCTCAGCTTACATCCTATCTATTCAACCAAAGATGGTTCTGTCCATTCGCCTGATCCCCTCTCTCTTGGTACAGTTCCTGTTATATCTACAAGGGAAACAGATACTATTGTACGGGTAAAAGACGGTGAAACGGTTATTATTGCCGGTCTCTTATACGAGACAAAATATCAGGACGAAAAGAGCATACCGGGTTTTGGTTCCATCCCCTTGTTTGGCTATCTTTTCAGATCAAGTGCGGAAACGACTAAAAGCAATGAACTCATCATATTCTTAACGCCACGGATCGTATACAATAAGGCTGCGAAATGA